The following are encoded in a window of Panthera leo isolate Ple1 chromosome B2, P.leo_Ple1_pat1.1, whole genome shotgun sequence genomic DNA:
- the LOC122218903 gene encoding olfactory receptor 2B11-like — MAVMNPGNASIPKFFILLGFSDHPWLEMPLFIMVLVAYICTLVGNISIIVVSKVDPHLDSPMYFFLSNLSFLDLCFTTTTIPQLLLNLWGPDKSISYGGCVAQFYLFHFLGATECIILAVMSLDRYIAICKPLRYPAIMHQRLCVSLVVMAWISGLANSLLQASLTVQLPLCGNNKVDDFLCEIPVMIKMSCVDTTFNVTMLSVVVTLFTLIPLSLILVSYGFIVATVLRIRSSTGKKKAFNTCGSHVIVVCLFYGPVMCIYVQPFGTNSQDKNKLMALFYSLLTPMLNPFIYTLRNKDMKGAIRRLLPLSHQGRE; from the coding sequence ATGGCAGTCATGAATCCGGGCAATGCAAGCATTCCAAAGTTCTTCATCCTATTGGGTTTCTCTGATCATCCCTGGTTGGAAATGCCACTCTTCATAATGGTGCTTGTGGCTTACATCTGCACACTAGTGGGAAACATCTCCATTATTGTTGTGTCCAAGGTGGACCCTCATCTTGACAGCCCtatgtacttcttcctttccaacctcTCCTTTCTGGACCTGTGTTTTACCACAACCACCATCCCTCAGCTGCTGCTGAACCTCTGGGGCCCAGATAAGTCCATCAGCTATGGAGGCTGTGTGGCCCAGTTCTATTTGTTTCACTTCCTGGGAGCCACAGAATGCATCATCTTGGCAGTCATGTCCTTGGATCGGTACATAGCCATCTGCAAGCCCTTGAGGTACCCAGCTATCATGCATCAGAGACTCTGTGTGTCCCTAGTGGTCATGGCGTGGATAAGTGGCTTGGCTAACTCCTTGCTTCAGGCATCCCTCACTGTCCAACTGCCACTTTGTGGTAACAACAAGGTGGATGACTTCCTGTGTGAGATTCCAGTGATGATCAAGATGTCCTGTGTTGACACCACTTTCAATGTAACTATGCTCTCTGTCGTGGTGACATTATTTACCTTGATTCCTTTGTCTCTTATTCTTGTCTCCTATGGGTTCATTGTAGCTACAGTGCTCAGAATTCGTTCATCAACGGGAAAGAAGAAGGCCTTCAACACCTGTGGCTCTCATGTTATTGTTGTCTGTCTCTTCTATGGGCCAGTAATGTGCATTTATGTGCAACCTTTTGGTACTAACTCCCAGGACAAGAACAAACTCATGGCCCTGTTCTACAGTCTGCTGACTCCTATGCTTAACCCTTTTATCTATACTTTGAGGAACAAGGACATGAAAGGGGCAATAAGGAGACTTCTCCCATTGAGCCATCAGGGAAGAGAATAA